A genome region from Crossiella equi includes the following:
- a CDS encoding PPE domain-containing protein has product MINEGRGHYSLSSRGLLWEYQAKRLDDIGNNVRKAFEAAAGVTQGRSFDQMQERVSPAYQWAEQASTMAGQVRSVAETSTGTFTDTKSKIGPPVQVTETDNAISRGWAWLTDGMTDKQAQQAQADDAQTKARETMRTYERTVLSSTSNLPVFTAPDPIDVGVGTGGGGTTQVGTNTTTTNTRQHRPGGSDNQRPGFADRDGDGIPDDRDPRDDRNVPDRDGDGIPDDRDPVDNRNPGRDQVDPNLVVTPPVQPTPPPNLGIPVGGGPGVPGGGPMSGPGFVGGMGGFGPSGSGAAMRPGFGPSGMAGVGAGGAAAANGGGFGPGGRGGAPGMGGPMGSGARAGGEEDKEHKRPDYLIEIDDIFGDGTLVAPPVIGER; this is encoded by the coding sequence ATGATCAATGAAGGCCGCGGGCACTACTCGCTCAGCAGCCGGGGGCTGCTCTGGGAGTACCAGGCGAAGCGACTGGACGACATCGGCAACAACGTGCGGAAGGCCTTTGAGGCCGCTGCGGGGGTTACACAGGGTCGGTCGTTCGACCAGATGCAGGAGCGGGTCTCGCCCGCCTACCAGTGGGCCGAGCAGGCCTCCACGATGGCCGGGCAGGTGCGTTCGGTCGCCGAGACCAGCACCGGCACTTTCACCGACACCAAGTCGAAGATTGGGCCGCCGGTCCAGGTCACTGAGACCGACAACGCCATCTCCCGTGGCTGGGCCTGGCTGACTGACGGAATGACCGACAAGCAGGCCCAGCAGGCGCAGGCTGATGATGCGCAGACCAAGGCTCGAGAGACCATGCGCACCTACGAGCGCACGGTGCTGTCCTCGACCTCCAACTTGCCGGTCTTCACCGCCCCCGACCCGATCGACGTGGGTGTCGGCACCGGTGGTGGCGGCACCACGCAGGTGGGCACCAACACCACCACGACCAACACCCGCCAGCACCGTCCCGGCGGCAGTGACAACCAGCGGCCGGGCTTCGCCGACCGCGATGGTGACGGCATCCCGGACGACCGCGACCCGCGCGACGACCGCAACGTGCCGGACCGCGACGGGGACGGCATCCCCGACGACCGCGACCCGGTCGACAACCGCAACCCCGGCCGCGACCAGGTGGACCCGAACCTCGTGGTCACGCCGCCCGTGCAGCCGACCCCGCCGCCGAACCTGGGGATTCCCGTTGGTGGCGGGCCCGGTGTGCCCGGTGGTGGGCCCATGAGCGGGCCTGGGTTCGTGGGTGGCATGGGCGGCTTCGGGCCGTCCGGCTCCGGTGCCGCGATGCGGCCCGGGTTCGGGCCCAGCGGTATGGCCGGGGTCGGCGCCGGTGGGGCCGCCGCGGCCAACGGCGGTGGGTTCGGGCCTGGTGGACGTGGTGGGGCACCCGGCATGGGTGGGCCCATGGGGTCCGGGGCCCGCGCCGGTGGTGAGGAGGACAAGGAGCACAAGCGGCCTGACTACCTCATCGAGATCGACGACATCTTCGGCGACGGCACCCTGGTCGCCCCGCCCGTGATTGGTGAGCGTTAG
- a CDS encoding ESX secretion-associated protein EspG: MSVSLDLELNSLEFEVLWEHLQLGDKPTELNTLSHGASDEERAHFRRRAWDSLEQKGRAEDGRLDVELEDLLGLLARPNRSIDVRFSWRVGENMEKVLPEVKALCSAVGDTGVLAVHDGDRYRFGWIRSTGLAPAAAGLLPQGPPGRIPSVTLAADVLEEAVTQAAEQGPLFQRILVGRGIRPEDAKLLWEIGDADRTLFAQFGATARDQYGRNNRAEGVLNVFDIPAGRCASRERGGWINFFGADHRKVAEQLDKMLLEVAER; this comes from the coding sequence GTGAGCGTTTCTCTTGACCTCGAGCTCAACTCGTTGGAGTTCGAGGTCCTCTGGGAGCACCTGCAGCTCGGGGACAAGCCGACCGAGCTGAACACCCTGTCCCACGGGGCCAGTGACGAGGAGCGGGCGCACTTCCGCCGTCGTGCCTGGGACTCCCTGGAGCAGAAGGGGCGTGCCGAGGACGGCCGGTTGGACGTCGAGCTGGAGGACCTGCTCGGTCTTCTCGCCCGGCCCAACCGGTCGATCGACGTGCGCTTCTCCTGGCGGGTCGGGGAGAACATGGAGAAGGTCCTGCCCGAGGTCAAGGCGCTGTGCTCGGCCGTCGGCGACACCGGGGTGCTGGCCGTGCACGACGGCGACCGCTACCGCTTCGGCTGGATTCGCAGCACCGGCCTGGCCCCCGCGGCCGCCGGGCTGCTGCCCCAGGGGCCGCCCGGGCGCATCCCGTCGGTCACCCTGGCCGCCGACGTGCTCGAGGAGGCCGTCACCCAGGCGGCGGAGCAGGGTCCGCTGTTCCAGCGCATCCTGGTCGGGCGCGGCATCCGGCCCGAGGACGCCAAGCTGCTCTGGGAGATCGGGGACGCCGACCGCACCCTGTTCGCCCAGTTCGGCGCCACCGCGCGTGACCAGTACGGCCGCAACAACCGGGCCGAGGGCGTGCTCAACGTCTTCGACATCCCGGCGGGCCGGTGCGCGAGCCGGGAACGCGGCGGCTGGATCAACTTCTTCGGCGCCGACCACCGCAAGGTGGCCGAACAGCTGGACAAGATGCTGCTGGAAGTCGCGGAACGCTGA
- the thrB gene encoding homoserine kinase produces the protein MGTGVRVTVPASTANLGSGFDSLGLALGLHDVVEVRVAPEGQTRVRVRGQGAGRVPEDERHLVVRAVRAALTECGVTGIGLDLVCHNAIPHARGLGSSAAAAVAGVAAGFALAGSELDDRVLQLAADFEGHADNAAASVYGGIVIAWQDGKEHQAIRLEPHEELAPVVFVPDFESETKTTRALLPERVPLADAAFAAGRSALCVYALTTDPWLLLPGTADRLHQEYRRPAYPQTMALVDSLRELGVPAMVSGAGPTVIAFPRGGHLPEEADCTGFTPMALPIDMGGVAVEPIGGTGNPSEGVKPR, from the coding sequence ATCGGAACTGGAGTGCGGGTCACCGTGCCCGCCTCGACGGCGAACCTCGGGTCGGGGTTCGACTCGCTCGGCCTCGCGCTGGGCCTCCACGACGTGGTCGAGGTGCGGGTCGCGCCGGAAGGGCAGACCCGCGTGCGGGTGCGGGGCCAGGGTGCCGGGCGGGTGCCCGAGGACGAGCGGCACCTCGTGGTGCGCGCGGTCCGGGCGGCCCTGACCGAGTGCGGGGTCACCGGGATCGGGCTGGACCTGGTGTGCCACAACGCGATCCCGCACGCCCGGGGGCTCGGTTCGTCCGCGGCCGCCGCCGTGGCCGGGGTGGCAGCCGGGTTCGCGCTGGCCGGGAGTGAGCTCGACGACCGCGTGCTCCAGCTGGCCGCGGACTTCGAGGGGCACGCCGACAACGCCGCGGCCAGCGTGTACGGCGGCATCGTCATCGCCTGGCAGGACGGCAAGGAGCACCAGGCGATCCGGCTTGAGCCGCACGAGGAGCTCGCGCCTGTCGTGTTCGTGCCCGACTTCGAGTCCGAGACGAAGACCACACGGGCACTTCTGCCCGAACGGGTGCCGCTGGCCGACGCCGCCTTCGCCGCCGGCCGCTCGGCCCTGTGCGTGTACGCCCTGACGACCGATCCCTGGCTGCTGCTGCCCGGCACCGCCGACCGGCTGCACCAGGAGTACCGGCGGCCCGCCTACCCGCAGACGATGGCGCTGGTGGACTCGTTGCGGGAACTGGGAGTCCCGGCCATGGTCTCCGGTGCGGGACCCACCGTGATCGCCTTCCCCAGGGGTGGTCACCTGCCCGAAGAGGCCGACTGCACGGGGTTCACCCCGATGGCCCTGCCGATCGACATGGGCGGGGTCGCGGTCGAACCGATCGGGGGGACCGGCAACCCGTCCGAGGGAGTGAAGCCGAGGTAG
- the rho gene encoding transcription termination factor Rho, translated as MSETELLGGDAVDTTAASPSANGTATKRRGGLSGMVLAELRQLAGELGIGNTSGMRKGDLIAAIKERQGGSAPRAEAAKPAKAESGQLALGTESAPAPKAEKAVESAPSAPAAAPAAETSADAGDAGGDNARRNRRRRAATRPAGSPEGGARERTAEPAAADKPAEQQAEQPVAAATEQRESKPAEQREQRQERGERQDRGDRGERGERGGRNDRNRNRNDRNDRGDRGDRGQNQNQPQGVEDDEDEDGRGRRGRRFRDRRRGRGRDGDGGGNERGERGERGDRGGRGGGDTEVREDDVLLPVAGILDVLDNYAFVRTSGYLAGPNDVYVSLSLVRRHGLRRGDAITGAVRQPRDGEQQRQKFNPLVRVDSINGLEPDAVRGRPEFTKLTPLYPNERLRLETEPHILTTRVIDLVMPIGKGQRALIVSPPKAGKTSVLQAIANAITTNNPECHLMVVLVDERPEEVTDMQRSVKGEVIASTFDRPPGDHTTVAELSIERAKRLVEMGHDVVVLLDSITRLGRAYNLAAPASGRILSGGVDSTALYPPKRFLGAARNIEGGGSLTIFATALVETGSTMDTVIFEEFKGTGNAELKLDRKIADKRTFPAVDVDASGTRKEELLLSPDELAVTIKLRRVLAALDDQQAIDLLLDRLRKTRTNIEFLMTVSKTAPGSNDD; from the coding sequence GTGAGCGAAACCGAACTACTGGGCGGCGACGCGGTCGACACGACCGCAGCCAGCCCTTCGGCCAATGGCACGGCGACCAAGCGTCGTGGTGGCCTTTCCGGGATGGTGCTCGCCGAGCTGCGTCAGCTCGCCGGTGAGCTGGGCATCGGCAACACCAGCGGGATGCGCAAGGGCGATCTGATCGCCGCCATCAAGGAGCGGCAGGGCGGTTCGGCGCCGCGCGCCGAGGCTGCCAAGCCAGCCAAGGCCGAGTCCGGCCAGCTGGCGCTGGGCACCGAGAGTGCTCCCGCGCCCAAGGCCGAGAAGGCGGTGGAGAGCGCCCCGTCGGCGCCCGCCGCTGCCCCCGCCGCGGAGACCTCCGCGGACGCGGGCGACGCCGGTGGCGACAACGCCAGGCGCAACCGCCGCCGTCGGGCGGCCACCCGTCCGGCAGGCAGCCCGGAGGGCGGCGCGCGCGAGCGCACCGCCGAGCCCGCTGCCGCCGACAAGCCTGCTGAGCAGCAGGCGGAGCAGCCGGTCGCCGCGGCGACCGAGCAGCGCGAGAGCAAGCCCGCTGAGCAGCGCGAACAGCGCCAGGAGAGGGGCGAGCGGCAGGACCGCGGCGACCGGGGCGAGCGTGGGGAGCGGGGCGGCCGCAACGACCGCAACCGCAACCGGAACGACCGCAACGACCGGGGTGACCGGGGCGACCGCGGCCAGAACCAGAACCAGCCGCAGGGCGTCGAGGACGACGAGGACGAGGACGGCAGGGGCCGTCGCGGCCGCCGCTTCCGCGACCGCCGTCGTGGCCGTGGCCGTGACGGCGACGGTGGCGGCAACGAGCGCGGTGAGCGTGGCGAGCGCGGCGACCGTGGTGGCCGGGGCGGTGGCGACACCGAGGTCCGCGAGGACGACGTGCTGCTGCCGGTCGCGGGCATCCTCGACGTGCTGGACAACTACGCGTTCGTCCGCACCTCGGGCTACCTCGCGGGGCCGAACGACGTCTACGTCTCCCTGTCCCTGGTGCGCCGCCACGGCCTGCGCCGCGGTGACGCCATCACCGGCGCGGTGCGCCAGCCGAGGGACGGCGAGCAGCAGCGGCAGAAGTTCAACCCGCTGGTGCGCGTGGACTCCATCAACGGCCTGGAGCCGGACGCCGTTCGCGGACGCCCGGAGTTCACCAAGCTCACCCCGCTGTACCCGAACGAGCGACTGCGCCTCGAGACCGAGCCGCACATCCTCACCACGCGCGTCATCGACCTGGTGATGCCGATCGGCAAGGGGCAGCGCGCGCTGATCGTCTCCCCGCCCAAGGCGGGCAAGACCTCGGTGCTGCAGGCGATCGCCAACGCGATCACCACGAACAACCCGGAGTGCCACCTCATGGTCGTCCTCGTGGACGAGCGCCCTGAGGAGGTCACCGACATGCAGCGTTCGGTGAAGGGTGAGGTCATCGCCTCCACCTTCGACCGGCCGCCGGGCGACCACACCACCGTGGCCGAGCTGTCCATCGAGCGCGCCAAGCGCCTGGTGGAGATGGGCCACGACGTGGTCGTGCTGCTGGACTCGATCACCCGACTGGGCCGCGCCTACAACCTGGCCGCCCCCGCCTCGGGCCGCATCCTGTCCGGTGGTGTCGACTCCACCGCGCTCTACCCGCCCAAGCGCTTCCTCGGCGCCGCGCGCAACATCGAGGGTGGCGGCTCGCTCACCATCTTCGCCACCGCGCTCGTCGAGACCGGTTCCACCATGGACACGGTCATCTTCGAGGAGTTCAAGGGCACCGGCAACGCCGAGCTCAAGCTCGACCGGAAGATCGCGGACAAGCGCACCTTCCCGGCCGTGGACGTGGACGCCTCCGGCACCCGCAAGGAAGAGCTCCTGCTCTCTCCGGACGAGCTGGCGGTCACCATCAAGCTGCGGCGCGTGCTGGCGGCGCTGGACGACCAGCAGGCCATCGACCTGCTGCTCGACCGCCTGCGCAAGACCCGCACGAACATCGAGTTCCTCATGACGGTCTCCAAGACCGCCCCGGGCTCGAACGACGACTGA
- a CDS encoding sensor histidine kinase, producing MRAREVLRRRGPDVLLIGVLGALDLIAQFLVPAAPWRLAAGALGAYGVNLPLLLRRRRPVVVFVVVGAVVLARGAIGAPELTGAIPLLIAAHALGRYGARRHRPWVVWVVAGWGGAHAVIVSLMYSQHVQLADWLVVALAVGLAYLLGSNQHRFAAQVGSLRRSVHRQRERRSREVSSAVDAERERIALDLHDVVGNHLSALSVQTHVFEELLARRDPQAVLAANQIRESSRQAMTEMVRLQNLLRGIAASPEGVDCGPEGVTRLASAVRNAGNDVEFSVAELPSGMSPEVGAEGYLVLQEALTNVVKHASPTRVSIEVGVDEGADRLRLRVVNEPPHAARLPSPPGSGLGLVSMRARVTRLGGELHSSAEPDGGYVVDATIPLRSVS from the coding sequence GTGCGGGCGCGTGAGGTGTTGCGGCGGCGTGGCCCCGACGTGCTCCTGATCGGGGTGCTGGGGGCCCTCGACCTGATCGCGCAGTTCCTGGTGCCCGCGGCGCCCTGGCGCCTGGCAGCGGGCGCGCTGGGCGCCTACGGCGTGAACCTGCCGCTGCTGCTGCGCAGGCGCAGGCCGGTCGTGGTCTTCGTGGTGGTCGGCGCGGTGGTGCTGGCGCGCGGCGCGATCGGTGCCCCGGAGCTGACCGGCGCGATCCCGCTGCTCATCGCCGCGCACGCGCTCGGCCGCTACGGCGCGCGCAGGCACCGGCCGTGGGTGGTGTGGGTGGTCGCGGGCTGGGGCGGCGCGCACGCGGTGATCGTCAGCCTGATGTACAGCCAGCACGTGCAGCTCGCGGACTGGCTGGTGGTGGCCCTCGCGGTGGGCCTGGCCTACCTGTTGGGCAGCAACCAGCACCGCTTCGCCGCGCAGGTCGGCTCGCTGCGCCGCAGCGTGCACCGACAGCGCGAGCGCCGCAGCCGCGAGGTGAGCAGCGCGGTGGACGCCGAGCGCGAGCGCATCGCGCTGGACCTGCACGACGTGGTGGGCAACCACCTGAGCGCCCTGTCCGTGCAGACCCACGTCTTCGAGGAGCTGCTGGCCCGGCGCGACCCGCAGGCCGTGCTGGCGGCCAACCAGATCCGCGAGTCCAGCCGCCAGGCCATGACCGAGATGGTGCGGCTGCAGAACCTGCTGCGCGGCATCGCGGCCAGCCCGGAGGGCGTGGACTGCGGCCCGGAGGGCGTGACCAGGCTGGCCTCGGCGGTGCGCAACGCGGGCAACGACGTGGAGTTCTCGGTGGCCGAGCTGCCCAGCGGGATGAGTCCTGAGGTCGGTGCGGAGGGCTACCTGGTGTTGCAGGAGGCGCTGACCAACGTGGTCAAGCACGCCTCGCCGACCCGGGTGAGCATCGAGGTCGGCGTGGACGAGGGCGCGGACCGGCTGCGGCTGCGCGTGGTCAACGAACCGCCGCACGCCGCCCGGCTGCCCTCGCCACCGGGCAGCGGGCTGGGCCTGGTCAGCATGCGCGCCCGGGTCACCCGGCTCGGCGGCGAGCTGCACTCCAGCGCGGAACCGGACGGCGGATACGTCGTGGACGCCACGATCCCGCTGCGGAGCGTCTCGTGA
- a CDS encoding response regulator transcription factor — protein sequence MSIRLLLVDDDAVVRAGLSTLLSLREDLKVVGEAATGLQALAKAAELTPDVVLMDVRMPELDGIAATRRLVGEWTGPAPRPRVLMLTTFDSDFHVYSALAAGASGFLRKDTSPEELAHAVRVVSRGDAMLSPAVTLRLIEHTVHRMVQPDPAVAKGIDLLGEKEVDVVKLVATGWSNAAIAEKLSTTESSVKSRVTRVLAKLGLENRVQLAIFAYRTGLVSISPQ from the coding sequence GTGAGCATTCGGCTGCTGCTCGTCGACGACGACGCGGTGGTGCGCGCGGGACTGTCCACCCTGCTGTCGCTGCGCGAGGACCTGAAGGTGGTGGGCGAGGCCGCCACCGGGCTCCAGGCACTGGCCAAGGCCGCCGAGCTCACCCCGGACGTGGTGCTGATGGACGTGCGGATGCCCGAGCTGGACGGCATCGCCGCCACCCGCAGGCTGGTGGGGGAGTGGACCGGGCCCGCACCGCGGCCGAGGGTGCTCATGCTCACCACGTTCGACTCCGACTTCCACGTCTACTCCGCGCTGGCCGCCGGGGCGAGCGGGTTCCTGCGCAAGGACACCTCGCCCGAGGAGCTGGCACACGCCGTCCGCGTGGTCTCCCGGGGGGACGCGATGCTGTCCCCGGCGGTGACCCTGCGGTTGATCGAGCACACCGTGCACCGCATGGTGCAGCCCGATCCGGCGGTGGCGAAGGGAATCGACCTGCTCGGTGAGAAGGAGGTGGACGTGGTGAAGCTCGTGGCGACCGGCTGGTCCAATGCCGCCATTGCGGAAAAACTGTCCACCACCGAGTCCTCGGTCAAGAGCAGGGTGACCAGGGTGCTGGCCAAGCTCGGCCTGGAAAACCGCGTCCAGCTGGCCATCTTCGCCTACCGGACCGGGCTGGTCTCGATTTCCCCGCAGTAA